A window from Leptotrichia trevisanii DSM 22070 encodes these proteins:
- a CDS encoding TrbG/VirB9 family P-type conjugative transfer protein, translating into MTKNKLKKFNRKILSMLFLILMSVNVFANDGNAKDSITVDVVKNSQKIFDDDGILSGKKDAIKKTAVIFNYAENSIYEVYSKPDYLTTLRLAPNEKVVFKAGGDTERWMIEEATGGKENRTYIYIKPLEEDIKTNINIVTDKHSYFINIESTNGEYNPLVEWQYPNERKILMDEYEANTESIGTTDLMKLNYRYSWNKNSKLSPVQVFDNGEKTFIVLKSNLQEMPAFYVKGLDNQLSLVNTKIEGCNVMINSVVKEIYMTLGKNTLKIYNQKK; encoded by the coding sequence ATGACAAAGAACAAGTTAAAAAAATTTAATAGAAAAATATTATCAATGCTGTTTTTGATATTGATGTCGGTTAATGTTTTTGCAAATGATGGAAATGCAAAAGACAGTATTACAGTAGACGTAGTAAAGAATAGTCAGAAAATATTTGATGATGACGGAATATTAAGTGGAAAAAAGGATGCAATAAAAAAGACAGCCGTTATATTTAATTATGCGGAAAACAGCATATATGAAGTTTATTCCAAGCCAGACTATTTAACGACTTTAAGGCTTGCTCCAAATGAAAAAGTGGTATTTAAGGCTGGTGGAGATACAGAACGTTGGATGATTGAAGAGGCGACAGGTGGAAAAGAGAACAGAACATACATATACATAAAGCCGCTTGAAGAAGATATAAAAACTAACATAAATATAGTTACAGACAAGCATAGTTACTTTATTAATATTGAATCCACAAATGGAGAATATAATCCTTTAGTTGAGTGGCAATATCCAAATGAGAGAAAAATATTAATGGATGAATATGAGGCTAATACGGAAAGTATTGGCACAACGGACTTAATGAAACTGAATTACAGATATTCGTGGAACAAGAACTCAAAACTTTCTCCAGTTCAAGTGTTTGACAACGGAGAAAAGACATTCATAGTATTAAAGTCAAATTTGCAGGAAATGCCAGCTTTTTATGTAAAAGGTTTGGATAACCAATTATCCTTAGTTAATACAAAAATTGAAGGATGTAATGTAATGATTAACAGTGTTGTGAAAGAAATATATATGACGCTTGGAAAAAATACCTTAAAAATATATAACCAGAAAAAATAG
- a CDS encoding TrbI/VirB10 family protein, whose protein sequence is MIDKNDYFETSEDDFTEQKEEEISLEDERTGTIKNSKIKIEEFFDKKKVAILVCIILALIFVSIYFANQAKKNEKPKEQEKMESISTGTGLDIKDAVDTQNQNAQTPESVTQDGVANINTTTDGTGTPNLSQYDSQLGSEYNNDNLDSNYGSSSSSFSDISEDKNSNSSAVSEEKSKEWRKSAIGFDKGVSTQTPQTTEQYQEQQQVPQNVQQQNENDTDQNKQKSKSLFLKQKQDSFYSTNLKNPAIGKYELKTGSFIPAVLVTAINSDLPGDVIAQVRENVYDYRTGKNILIPMGTKIIGKYDSSITYGQNRVLLIWQRLVFPNGSTLVLDNMQGVDLLGNAGLKGKTNNHFWKLMRSVLLSSAINIASGSLEGLNVNIETGSRSRVNIGTGVSDAAQNIRSIGERIIEKDLNRQPTIEIKRGKKFNIFVSKDIILSPYRK, encoded by the coding sequence TTGATAGATAAAAATGACTATTTTGAAACTTCTGAAGATGATTTTACGGAACAGAAGGAAGAGGAAATATCGCTTGAGGATGAGAGGACAGGAACGATAAAAAATTCAAAGATAAAAATAGAAGAATTTTTTGATAAGAAAAAAGTTGCTATCCTAGTCTGTATAATTTTGGCTTTAATTTTTGTAAGCATATATTTTGCAAATCAGGCTAAAAAGAATGAGAAGCCGAAGGAACAAGAAAAAATGGAATCAATATCAACTGGAACAGGACTGGATATAAAGGATGCAGTAGATACTCAAAATCAAAATGCCCAAACTCCTGAAAGTGTAACGCAGGATGGAGTGGCAAATATAAATACGACGACTGATGGAACTGGAACGCCTAACTTATCACAATATGATTCTCAGCTAGGTTCAGAATACAATAACGACAATCTTGATTCAAATTATGGTTCAAGTTCATCATCGTTTTCAGATATTTCAGAAGATAAAAATTCCAATAGTTCAGCAGTCTCGGAAGAAAAAAGCAAGGAATGGAGAAAGTCTGCGATAGGGTTTGATAAGGGAGTTTCAACACAGACTCCACAAACGACAGAACAGTATCAGGAACAGCAACAAGTTCCTCAGAATGTACAACAGCAAAATGAAAATGATACAGATCAGAATAAACAAAAGTCAAAGTCCTTATTCCTGAAGCAGAAACAGGACAGCTTCTATTCGACTAATTTAAAAAATCCTGCAATAGGGAAATATGAGTTAAAGACAGGAAGCTTTATTCCAGCCGTTCTTGTAACAGCAATTAATTCTGATTTACCGGGAGATGTGATTGCACAAGTTAGAGAAAATGTTTATGACTATCGTACTGGAAAAAATATTTTGATTCCTATGGGTACAAAAATAATTGGAAAATATGACAGTAGTATAACGTATGGACAGAACAGAGTTTTATTGATATGGCAAAGACTAGTATTTCCAAATGGCTCAACACTTGTGCTTGATAATATGCAGGGAGTTGATTTGTTAGGTAATGCAGGATTGAAAGGAAAAACTAACAACCATTTTTGGAAACTTATGAGAAGTGTGTTACTATCCTCTGCTATAAATATAGCTTCAGGATCACTTGAAGGTCTAAATGTAAATATTGAGACTGGAAGCAGGTCAAGAGTGAATATTGGTACAGGTGTTTCAGATGCTGCACAGAATATTAGAAGTATCGGGGAAAGAATCATTGAAAAAGATTTAAACAGACAGCCTACAATTGAAATAAAGAGAGGTAAAAAATTTAATATCTTTGTAAGCAAGGATATAATTTTATCTCCATATAGGAAATAA
- a CDS encoding type IV secretory system conjugative DNA transfer family protein produces MDKKYKSLRNTKPVKWIFSIMMFILVNITGLMVISTNYMEELEKVNNYATFAKIRRLIKPVIIGKKNQYMYLPSGNWEIVMKKTPRLTSQFQLGMCFIFVGSLVILTMPYWKKKKLKSHGEAEFGTYDDLKKNKKKPSDIDFLSGNENGFVIGYVKTLSGKLKLLYDTSMIHIALFLPTRGGKGVGYIIPSLVAGLKERSTFISDIKKENYELTSWYRAKILKHRILKFEPMSELSNSYNFLSEVRYGTNYEIEDCRIIGTMIVGEDESKDPFWGDSAKDTISTLTGYVHYREVSSRSEKDPDITDVRVSLNDVISMITNTENSLYRMFAKYLGKPMEEGEDDTPKDFILKKKTIERLRKIYTDEESIKALNKGLHPFIAKQFGYLLQNTGENTFKSITSTAKTKLQVFEIPSVVKNIGKSDFRALDLVNGDNPVDLYFVIKPKDIDLLAPLVRIMYIQLTNLLMESLSKKNFNITFVMDELNAYGKMKALVKGLGYYAGFGIKMIGIFQGLDQLNSTYDKQGKEVLNGCQIQIFGRPNDEAAPDYISKTLGKETIRVKSRNIGLKGGGNVSEQGKDLLSPSETRLLPDRKAVVITGYKKPLLLDKLYYYEYPDLLKRTQHQPVFFKDGYVIFEGMKGMYEYKHTFKMKEEDFYDDIKYEKVIEKARKKYKSEKIG; encoded by the coding sequence ATGGATAAAAAATACAAGTCGCTTAGAAATACGAAGCCTGTAAAATGGATTTTTTCAATAATGATGTTCATTTTGGTAAATATAACAGGTTTAATGGTAATATCAACAAACTATATGGAAGAACTGGAAAAAGTTAATAACTATGCAACTTTTGCAAAAATACGTAGATTAATAAAACCAGTAATTATTGGGAAAAAGAATCAGTATATGTACCTTCCGTCTGGGAACTGGGAAATAGTAATGAAAAAAACTCCTAGATTAACTTCACAGTTTCAATTAGGTATGTGCTTTATATTTGTTGGCTCGTTAGTTATTTTGACAATGCCTTACTGGAAAAAAAAGAAACTGAAATCACACGGAGAGGCTGAATTTGGAACGTATGATGATTTGAAAAAAAATAAGAAAAAGCCGTCAGATATAGATTTTTTAAGCGGCAATGAAAATGGTTTTGTTATTGGTTATGTAAAAACTTTATCAGGAAAATTAAAATTGCTTTATGACACGTCAATGATACATATTGCCCTATTTTTGCCAACAAGAGGAGGAAAGGGTGTAGGATACATTATTCCAAGCCTTGTTGCAGGATTAAAAGAAAGGTCAACTTTTATTTCTGACATAAAAAAGGAAAATTACGAACTTACAAGTTGGTACAGAGCAAAGATACTAAAACATAGAATATTAAAATTTGAACCAATGAGTGAACTTTCAAATAGCTATAACTTTTTATCAGAAGTAAGATATGGAACAAATTATGAGATTGAAGATTGCAGAATAATTGGAACAATGATTGTTGGGGAAGATGAGAGCAAGGATCCGTTTTGGGGAGATAGTGCAAAAGATACAATTTCCACTTTAACTGGCTATGTTCATTACAGGGAAGTAAGCAGCCGTTCTGAAAAAGATCCCGATATAACAGATGTTAGAGTTTCATTAAATGATGTAATATCAATGATTACTAACACTGAAAATTCTTTATATAGAATGTTTGCAAAATATCTTGGAAAGCCTATGGAAGAAGGGGAAGATGATACTCCAAAGGATTTTATTTTGAAGAAAAAAACAATTGAAAGGCTTAGAAAAATATATACTGATGAGGAATCAATTAAAGCATTAAACAAAGGATTGCACCCCTTTATTGCAAAACAGTTTGGATATTTATTGCAAAATACAGGAGAAAATACATTTAAGTCTATAACTTCAACAGCAAAGACTAAATTACAGGTATTTGAGATTCCTTCGGTTGTAAAAAATATAGGAAAATCCGATTTTAGGGCATTAGACTTGGTTAATGGCGATAATCCTGTGGATTTATATTTTGTAATAAAACCGAAAGATATAGACTTGCTAGCTCCGTTAGTACGGATAATGTATATTCAACTGACAAATTTATTAATGGAAAGTTTAAGCAAGAAAAATTTTAACATAACGTTTGTAATGGATGAACTAAATGCTTATGGTAAGATGAAGGCTCTTGTAAAAGGGCTTGGGTACTATGCAGGATTTGGAATAAAGATGATTGGGATATTTCAGGGACTTGATCAGTTAAATTCGACATATGATAAACAGGGGAAAGAGGTGCTAAATGGATGCCAGATTCAGATATTTGGTAGACCGAACGATGAGGCTGCACCTGACTATATTTCAAAGACGCTTGGCAAGGAAACAATTAGGGTAAAAAGTAGAAATATTGGGCTAAAAGGGGGAGGGAACGTTTCAGAGCAGGGAAAGGATTTATTAAGTCCTTCAGAAACAAGACTGCTGCCTGACAGAAAGGCAGTTGTAATTACGGGATACAAAAAACCTTTATTATTAGATAAACTCTATTACTACGAATATCCTGATCTGTTAAAAAGAACACAGCACCAGCCAGTATTCTTTAAGGATGGATATGTAATATTTGAAGGAATGAAGGGAATGTATGAATACAAACATACGTTTAAAATGAAAGAGGAAGATTTTTATGATGATATAAAATATGAAAAAGTTATTGAAAAGGCAAGAAAAAAGTATAAATCAGAAAAAATAGGATAG
- a CDS encoding ATPase, T2SS/T4P/T4SS family — MTESEKYELQKQAQIDFVNERLSALKEYMEDDDITEIMLNPDGYVWVESYEKGMYKTSTYLNEMEGYKIIQVLASYNSKIISEKNPRLSGNLPNSDRFQGAAKGITKGIPVFTIRKRPKKIFTLDDYLAMGSITEFQKNFLTEAILNKKNIVVSGGTGTGKTTFTNALVDYLKQVDIIRNTVERIYIIEEVEEIICDKENVLRVFVTEDVSALELSKDALRHRPDRIIQGELRYGEEAEEILKNWNTGHSGGFTTVHSDGAEETLERLEELLMEVDRNPRQPLIGRSVDVIVNIIRTTENGKTVRKVNKTIKVNGFNKKTKEYEIEEVG, encoded by the coding sequence ATGACGGAAAGTGAAAAATATGAACTTCAGAAGCAGGCACAAATAGACTTTGTAAATGAAAGGCTGTCAGCACTGAAGGAATATATGGAAGATGATGATATTACTGAAATAATGTTAAATCCTGATGGATATGTATGGGTGGAATCATATGAAAAGGGAATGTACAAGACAAGTACATATCTGAATGAGATGGAAGGATACAAAATTATTCAGGTGCTTGCTTCATATAACTCAAAGATAATTTCTGAAAAAAATCCAAGACTTTCTGGAAATTTGCCAAATTCTGACAGATTTCAGGGAGCCGCAAAAGGAATTACTAAAGGTATTCCAGTATTTACAATAAGAAAAAGGCCTAAGAAAATATTTACACTTGATGACTATTTAGCAATGGGTTCAATTACAGAATTTCAGAAAAATTTTCTTACAGAAGCTATTTTGAACAAAAAGAATATAGTTGTATCAGGTGGAACTGGTACAGGAAAGACAACATTTACTAATGCTCTTGTTGATTATTTAAAGCAAGTTGACATAATTAGAAATACGGTTGAAAGGATATATATTATTGAGGAAGTTGAGGAAATTATCTGCGACAAGGAAAATGTGTTAAGAGTGTTTGTAACTGAAGATGTTTCTGCACTGGAATTATCAAAGGACGCACTTAGACATAGGCCAGATAGAATTATTCAGGGAGAGCTTAGATATGGAGAAGAAGCTGAGGAGATACTTAAAAACTGGAATACTGGGCATAGTGGAGGATTTACAACAGTCCATTCAGATGGTGCAGAAGAAACTTTGGAAAGACTGGAAGAGCTGCTAATGGAAGTTGACAGGAATCCAAGGCAGCCACTTATAGGGCGTTCTGTAGATGTAATTGTAAATATCATAAGAACGACTGAAAATGGTAAAACTGTAAGAAAAGTGAACAAGACAATTAAAGTAAACGGCTTTAACAAAAAGACAAAGGAATATGAAATTGAGGAGGTAGGATAA
- a CDS encoding VirB3 family type IV secretion system protein: MKLKVYKSLLDIKMIMGLPYKVFISLVLFTGIIFLIFRHWVIFIPAGTIYVLCAVMSVKDPMTLELLIEHYKTERYLNP, translated from the coding sequence ATGAAATTAAAAGTGTATAAATCTTTATTGGACATAAAGATGATAATGGGACTGCCATATAAGGTTTTTATATCATTGGTATTATTTACAGGAATTATATTTTTAATATTCAGGCACTGGGTAATTTTTATACCAGCAGGGACGATATATGTTCTGTGTGCAGTTATGTCGGTAAAGGATCCGATGACATTGGAATTGCTGATAGAACACTATAAGACAGAAAGATATTTAAATCCGTAG